The Maridesulfovibrio sp. genomic sequence ACAGGTAATGTTTTCGTTCTCGGTCATATCCCGTACTCATTACACGTATGGGTGCGACTGCTCAAGTTTATTGACAGAGCAAACAAGCATATTTAAACAGTTTTGATAATAATTTAAACCCAAAATGACAGGAGCATATCGAAATGCCAGAATTTAAACTTGCCGACAGGCTTGCAACACTCCCCCCGTATCTTTTTGCTGAAATCGACAGACTCAAAGCTGAAGTTGCAGCTCAGGGAGTAGATATCATCAGTCTCGGCATCGGCGATCCTGACCTTCCGACTCCCGACTTTATTATTGAAGCACTGCACAAGGCAGCTCAGAACCCGGTCAACCATCAGTATCCTTCATATGTAGGTCTGCTGACTTTTCGTCAGGCTGTTGCTGATTGGTACAAAGAAAGATTCAACGTGGAGCTGGATGCAGCAAAAGAAGTCGTTTCCCTGATCGGTTCCAAAGAAGGTATAGCTCACTTCCCGTTGGCATTTGTCAACCCCGGTGACCTTGTGCTGGTAGCTTCTCCCAACTATCCGGTTTACCCGGTTGCTTCCGGTTTTGCCGGTGGTGACGTTAAGATTATCCCCATGCTGGAAGAAAATGACTTCCTGCCCGATCTCAATGCCATTGACGACGCAACATGGGATAAGTGCAAGATTTTCTTCGTAAACTACCCCAATAACCCGACATCCGCTACCGCAACCCCCGAATTCTACTCAGAATTGGTTGCCAAAGCTAAAAAACACAACGTAATCATTGTCTCTGATGCCGCTTACACCGAAGTTTACTACGATGATAACAAAAAACCCATTTCCATTCTGGAAACTCCCGGTGCGAAAGATGTGGCCATTGAATTTCATTCCCTGTCCAAAACATACAACATGACCGGTTG encodes the following:
- a CDS encoding LL-diaminopimelate aminotransferase, with protein sequence MPEFKLADRLATLPPYLFAEIDRLKAEVAAQGVDIISLGIGDPDLPTPDFIIEALHKAAQNPVNHQYPSYVGLLTFRQAVADWYKERFNVELDAAKEVVSLIGSKEGIAHFPLAFVNPGDLVLVASPNYPVYPVASGFAGGDVKIIPMLEENDFLPDLNAIDDATWDKCKIFFVNYPNNPTSATATPEFYSELVAKAKKHNVIIVSDAAYTEVYYDDNKKPISILETPGAKDVAIEFHSLSKTYNMTGWRCGMAVGNASLVAGLGKIKENVDSGIFQAVQEAGIVALKEGEPYVKEFRKIYKERRDCVIEALEKINISCKVPDASIFVWAKTPEGYTSSEFVSKLLKETGVVVTPGNGFGESGEGYFRISLTVDTERLKEAVSRISKL